The Effusibacillus pohliae DSM 22757 DNA window GAGGGGGATTTCACATGGGGTAGCCGATGTGCTGCGGCTCGCGGCGAAAACGATGATCGTCTACGTGCTTGTGCTGATTGCCCTGCGCGTGATGGGCAAGCGGGAAATTGGAAAATTGTCGGTGTTCGATCTGGTGGTGTCGATCATGATCGCGGAAGTGGCGGCCGTTTCGCTCGATTTGGAAGAGCCGTTTTGGCGCGGATTTTACATTGTCAGCCTGCTTGTGACGCTGCAGATCCTGGTTTCCTTCCTCTCGCTGAAAAGCCACCGGTTTCGCGAGTTGATCGAGGGGCGGCCGGCGTTTTTGATTCGCAACGGAAAAATCGACGATGCGGAGATGCGCCGAACCCGCTATTCCATGAGCGATCTGTTAACTCAACTGCGGGAAAAAAATGTCGCGCATGTCGGCGATGTGGAGTTTGCCATTCTCGAGACCACAGGCAAACTGTCCGTGTTTCCGAAAGAGGAAGCGTTGCCGGTGACGCGCGGCGATCTCGGGCTGCCCACCCGCCGCTTTCGCATGCCGCTGGCGCTGATCGTCGACGGCAAGCCAATGGAACGCAATCTGCAGGCGATCGGCTTTGACCGGGCGTGGCTGGAAGAGGAAATCCGCCACTACGGATACGATCGGATCGAGGATATTTTCTTCTGCAGCATCGATTATAAAGGCCGCATGTACTTTGACCGAAAGGATGCAGAGCAGAGCGATCGGGAGAACTGACATGCGAAGCCCGAAGTTCCGCTTTGCCGAACCCCCGGCACAGCGAGTGCTCCAAACGGTTCCCTTTGCATATACATGAAAGTGGATGTGAGCGGACAGGCAGGGGGAGCGAAAAAATTGGAACTGGTGTGGCCGATTTTCAACGTGATTCTGATTGACATCGTGCTCGGCGGGGACAACGCGATTTTTATCGCGATGGCTTGCAGGAGGCTGCCGCACCGTCTGCGAAAAAAGACGGTGTTTTGGGGAATGATGGGGGCCGTTGTCGTCCGGGCGGCGCTGGCCGTCGTGGCGATCCAGTTGATGCGGATTCCGCTGTTGGAACTGCTGGGTGGGCTGCTTCTGGTGTGGATCGCGTACCGGTTGCTCGTGCAAAATCACGGGCACCGGCCTGTACACGCTGGCCAAAATTTCTGGAGCGCGCTGAAAACGATCCTGATTGCCGACACGGTGATGGGAATCGACAACATCCTGGCGATCGCCGGGGCGGCGCACGGAAATGTGTGGGTGCTAATCACCGGATTTTTCGTCAGCATCCCGCTGATCATCTGGGGATCGCGGCTGCTCCTGCAGTGGATCGACCGGTACCCTGTCATCAGCTATGCGGGTGCGTCGATGATCGCCTGGACCGGCGGCAGCCTGATCGTCGAAGACGAGTTCGCCCACCGGTTCATGCAATTGGTTCCCTACGCCGATCTGGCAATT harbors:
- a CDS encoding TerC family protein → MWPIFNVILIDIVLGGDNAIFIAMACRRLPHRLRKKTVFWGMMGAVVVRAALAVVAIQLMRIPLLELLGGLLLVWIAYRLLVQNHGHRPVHAGQNFWSALKTILIADTVMGIDNILAIAGAAHGNVWVLITGFFVSIPLIIWGSRLLLQWIDRYPVISYAGASMIAWTGGSLIVEDEFAHRFMQLVPYADLAIPLLLAIVVVISGLWKNARLVRV
- a CDS encoding DUF421 domain-containing protein, producing the protein MRGISHGVADVLRLAAKTMIVYVLVLIALRVMGKREIGKLSVFDLVVSIMIAEVAAVSLDLEEPFWRGFYIVSLLVTLQILVSFLSLKSHRFRELIEGRPAFLIRNGKIDDAEMRRTRYSMSDLLTQLREKNVAHVGDVEFAILETTGKLSVFPKEEALPVTRGDLGLPTRRFRMPLALIVDGKPMERNLQAIGFDRAWLEEEIRHYGYDRIEDIFFCSIDYKGRMYFDRKDAEQSDREN